The proteins below come from a single Bacillota bacterium genomic window:
- a CDS encoding sugar ABC transporter substrate-binding protein translates to MPAYRVRYVRGVALAVVALALCAAAGVALAGAPSRVAGTINVWVVPEGADAMHDLAQAFMRDYPSVRVQVTPLSWEILYARILQDVSAGTGAFDVATWDVMTAGSVARGMLDLEQFGRQNPDLILPGHDPSDFDPVAWRTAGLWEGKNIGFPFYLNTMFLYYRKDLFNDPNLKSQFRQKYGYELVVPDTWGKARDVSEFFTRRNNPSSPTEYGIALMFPRTHTTFYEFLLFFGPYRRSDAGMKKFGPISFEYGDYFTGDLKPAFDSPEGVAAINTIKSLLPFSPDPLGSDYGETIEYFARGLVAMVPQWGAAWASFKAAEALQPADQRVGVALIPGGHSVSGNWGLGVNASSRNQPAAFLFAQYATSKVADKGKFLKFGLLPTRTSTLNDPQVKAADPRMAVLGQIVATQTHRPRIPEEPRLEDVAVGTFTEILLGSVAPEQGLRQLAQEWTKILGR, encoded by the coding sequence GTGCCGGCTTATCGAGTGCGTTACGTGCGGGGCGTGGCGCTGGCAGTGGTGGCGCTGGCGTTGTGCGCGGCGGCAGGAGTGGCCCTGGCGGGTGCTCCGTCCCGGGTGGCGGGGACCATCAACGTGTGGGTCGTACCCGAAGGTGCTGATGCCATGCATGATCTGGCCCAGGCCTTCATGCGGGACTACCCATCGGTGCGCGTGCAGGTGACACCGCTTTCCTGGGAAATCCTGTACGCCCGCATCCTCCAGGACGTGTCGGCAGGCACCGGGGCGTTCGACGTTGCCACGTGGGACGTGATGACGGCGGGCTCCGTTGCGCGAGGCATGCTCGACCTCGAGCAGTTCGGACGGCAGAACCCTGACCTGATCCTGCCCGGGCACGACCCGTCGGACTTCGACCCGGTGGCGTGGAGGACGGCCGGATTGTGGGAGGGCAAGAACATCGGGTTCCCGTTCTACCTCAACACGATGTTTCTTTACTACCGCAAAGATCTCTTCAACGACCCCAACCTGAAGAGCCAGTTCCGCCAGAAGTACGGGTACGAGCTGGTGGTGCCCGATACGTGGGGGAAGGCCCGGGATGTCTCTGAGTTCTTCACCCGGCGCAACAACCCTTCGTCGCCGACCGAGTACGGCATCGCCCTGATGTTCCCGCGCACCCATACCACCTTTTACGAGTTCCTGCTCTTCTTCGGCCCCTACCGGCGCAGCGACGCAGGCATGAAGAAGTTCGGGCCGATCAGCTTCGAGTACGGCGACTACTTCACGGGTGACCTCAAACCCGCGTTCGACTCGCCCGAGGGCGTGGCGGCCATCAACACCATCAAGTCGCTGCTGCCTTTCAGCCCGGACCCGCTGGGCTCGGACTACGGGGAGACCATCGAGTACTTCGCCCGCGGCTTGGTGGCGATGGTGCCGCAGTGGGGCGCCGCGTGGGCGTCCTTCAAGGCGGCCGAGGCGCTGCAGCCGGCTGACCAGCGCGTCGGCGTCGCCCTGATCCCCGGCGGGCACTCGGTGAGCGGCAACTGGGGCCTGGGGGTCAACGCGTCGAGCCGCAACCAGCCCGCCGCCTTCCTCTTCGCGCAGTACGCCACGTCGAAAGTGGCGGACAAGGGCAAGTTCCTCAAGTTCGGGCTCTTGCCGACCCGCACCAGCACGCTCAACGACCCGCAGGTGAAGGCGGCTGACCCGCGGATGGCGGTGCTCGGCCAGATCGTCGCCACCCAGACCCACCGGCCGAGAATCCCCGAGGAGCCCCGGTTGGAGGACGTGGCCGTGGGCACGTTTACAGAGATCCTCCTGGGCTCCGTCGCTCCTGAACAGGGCTTGCGGCAGCTGGCTCAGGAGTGGACGAAGATACTTGGCCGGTAA
- a CDS encoding L-ribulose-5-phosphate 4-epimerase, whose product MLEELRQVVWEVNLELPRQRLVTMTSGNASGRDFTTGLVVIKPSGVRYERLRPEDLVVVDLDGRVVEGSMRPSVDTTAHLYIYRSRPDVGGVVHTHSPYATSFAALGQPIPAVLTAIADEFGGPVPCAPYAPVGGEAIGKVVVEHIGRSPAVLLAHHGVFTIGPDPWAALKAAVMVEDVAMTVHLAMVRGNPRPLPPEEVARAHAAYRHKYGQLNGPEAAPGQH is encoded by the coding sequence ATGCTCGAAGAGCTGCGTCAGGTCGTGTGGGAGGTCAACCTGGAACTCCCCCGCCAGCGCTTGGTGACCATGACCAGCGGCAACGCCTCGGGGAGGGACTTCACGACGGGGCTCGTCGTGATCAAGCCCAGCGGCGTGCGCTACGAACGCCTGCGGCCCGAGGATCTGGTGGTGGTGGACCTCGACGGCCGAGTTGTCGAGGGGAGCATGCGGCCATCGGTCGACACGACCGCCCACCTTTACATCTACCGCTCCCGTCCCGACGTGGGGGGCGTCGTGCACACCCACTCCCCCTACGCCACGAGCTTCGCAGCGCTCGGGCAGCCGATCCCGGCGGTGCTCACGGCCATTGCCGACGAGTTCGGGGGGCCGGTGCCGTGCGCCCCGTACGCTCCCGTCGGCGGCGAGGCGATCGGGAAGGTGGTCGTAGAGCACATCGGCCGCTCGCCGGCGGTGCTCCTGGCACACCACGGCGTCTTCACCATCGGGCCCGACCCCTGGGCGGCGCTGAAGGCGGCGGTAATGGTGGAGGACGTGGCCATGACGGTGCACCTGGCCATGGTAAGGGGTAATCCACGGCCCCTTCCACCCGAGGAAGTGGCGCGGGCCCACGCCGCCTATCGCCACAAGTACGGCCAGCTGAACGGCCCCGAAGCGGCGCCGGGCCAGCACTAG
- a CDS encoding sn-glycerol-1-phosphate dehydrogenase has product MGRDDGEMRKDDPELTSSLARLLSGEGSGPIELECPCGRRHVVPIEALVNRAGALEQVAGFLERRGVRQVWVIADENTDAAAGSRLRQLLVRAGVRVASSVLPAVPAVHPDEKALGRLAFDLRSNASFIVAAGAGTITDLARFFASRLGRPFIAVPTAPSVDGFTSSVAAMVAGGVRASYPAVPPVAVFADPEVYAAAPRRLIASGWAELAGKWTALADWALAAVLNGEYRCSLATKLTEEAAALIRERRDGSPSTAAQNDSPCPAWHEPGRVQRLMDGLLKVGVAMLMVGSSRPASGAEHHLAHYWEMRALAEGAVEPSLHGERVGVASVEVLRLYHRLLASDPGAWPGPVSPSPQEHEGAVRRRFGRLADRLVAEQRTWPDGPWRLFGRSRAELSRRRHFIRSRWETIVRTVGPYLPEPENVAEHLAQAGAPASVVALPEVAQPVEACLVAARELRPRYTVLSLATEAGMLAC; this is encoded by the coding sequence ATGGGGCGTGACGACGGCGAGATGCGCAAGGACGACCCCGAGTTGACGAGCAGCCTGGCCCGGCTTCTCTCCGGGGAAGGGAGCGGGCCCATCGAGCTCGAGTGCCCGTGCGGCCGGCGCCATGTCGTGCCCATCGAGGCGCTCGTCAACCGGGCCGGAGCCCTCGAACAGGTGGCGGGCTTCCTGGAGCGCCGGGGCGTACGGCAGGTGTGGGTCATCGCCGACGAAAACACCGACGCGGCCGCCGGGAGCCGGCTCCGCCAGTTGCTCGTCAGGGCCGGCGTCCGGGTCGCCTCCTCCGTCCTGCCGGCAGTGCCTGCGGTCCATCCGGATGAGAAGGCCCTCGGGCGTCTCGCCTTCGACCTGCGCTCCAACGCCAGTTTCATCGTGGCGGCGGGTGCGGGCACCATCACGGACCTCGCCCGCTTTTTCGCTTCTCGCCTGGGCCGGCCGTTCATCGCGGTGCCGACCGCCCCAAGCGTCGACGGGTTTACGTCGTCGGTCGCCGCGATGGTGGCGGGCGGTGTTCGCGCCTCGTATCCTGCCGTGCCGCCCGTCGCCGTGTTCGCTGACCCGGAGGTGTACGCGGCAGCCCCTCGGCGGCTCATCGCGTCGGGTTGGGCGGAGCTCGCCGGCAAGTGGACGGCGCTGGCCGACTGGGCCCTTGCGGCCGTGCTCAACGGCGAGTACCGCTGCAGCCTGGCCACCAAGTTGACCGAAGAGGCTGCCGCGCTCATTCGTGAGCGGCGTGATGGCTCTCCGAGCACTGCGGCCCAAAACGACTCGCCTTGCCCCGCCTGGCACGAGCCGGGCCGGGTGCAGCGGCTCATGGATGGGCTGTTGAAGGTAGGCGTGGCCATGCTCATGGTGGGGAGCTCCCGGCCGGCCTCCGGGGCTGAGCACCACCTCGCCCACTACTGGGAGATGCGAGCTCTGGCCGAAGGAGCGGTCGAACCGTCCCTACACGGCGAGCGGGTGGGGGTTGCGAGCGTAGAGGTCTTGCGGCTGTATCACCGCCTGCTGGCCAGCGACCCCGGCGCCTGGCCCGGGCCCGTCTCGCCAAGCCCGCAGGAGCACGAAGGAGCCGTGCGCCGGCGCTTCGGGCGGCTGGCCGACCGGCTTGTGGCGGAGCAGCGGACGTGGCCGGACGGGCCCTGGCGGCTGTTCGGGCGCAGCCGAGCGGAACTGTCGCGGCGCCGGCACTTCATCCGCAGCCGGTGGGAGACGATCGTGCGCACCGTAGGGCCATACCTGCCCGAGCCCGAGAACGTTGCCGAGCACCTGGCGCAGGCCGGCGCTCCTGCCTCCGTAGTAGCCCTTCCCGAAGTGGCGCAGCCGGTCGAAGCCTGCCTTGTCGCCGCCCGCGAGCTGAGGCCGCGGTATACCGTCCTGTCGCTTGCCACCGAGGCGGGGATGCTGGCCTGCTGA